The proteins below come from a single Aegilops tauschii subsp. strangulata cultivar AL8/78 chromosome 6, Aet v6.0, whole genome shotgun sequence genomic window:
- the LOC109736777 gene encoding disease resistance protein RGA5-like, with amino-acid sequence MEGALVSAATGALRPILGKLYTLFGDEYKRFRTVHKEIKSLTRELAAMDAFLLKMSEEEEPNVQDKVWMNEVRELSYDMEDTIDDFMKHVDDKDTNPDGFIEKIKSSIWKMKARRRIGSEIPELKKQIIEVGDRNERYKSRETIFKAHEASSYTRNAVVDPRALAIFEQASKLVGIDKPKVEITKLLTEQEGCVSAKKQLKLVSIIGCGGMGKTTLANQVYQDLKGKFECWAFLSVSRNPNMMNLLRTILSEVSGQSYVNTEAGSIQQLISKIVDVLADKRYFVVVDDIWDVDTWDVIKCAFPMTSYGSIIITTTRMNDVAESCRSSCSGCIYNMRPLEMVHSRQLFHRRLFHSNEDCPSDLQNISDEILKKCAGLPLAIIAISGLLATTERTEHMWNQVKHSIGRALERNRSVEAMIKILSLSYFDLPPNLKTCLLYLSIFPEDSVIEKKALICRWIAEGFIHKDGRYSAHQLGERCFNELLNRSLIQVAWTNEYGEVESCRVHDIILDFIISKSIEENFVTLVGIPYIATRTQSKVRRLSLQVVEEGNSIRKIDMVLSHVRSLNVFGHSLEIPPLNEFGHLRILDLELCHQVVNHHIANIGRLFQLRHLNLRWTEVSELPKEIGHLCFLEMLDIRGTQVQELPSTIVNLRRLVDMLHDSGVKLPIGIDKMQALEMLEEVNAYRQPFNFPQELGQLQNLRKLALNFEGGSISVQEHEEEQCNKSIASALRKLGTQNIRSLTTVCGGRFLQQGPLCPVPLSLQEFIMTKGSHVEQVPKWVSSLVKLQKLRLEVNKFTQEDLQVLGNLPALLILEVNGLGKYSRTTFTVSHEIGFRCLRKLFLGACDWMVFEAGSMPKLEKLEIGICFYSSSDSSTASGSGGSAFDFGMENLPSLITLKFAIYGWNDSTLAAAQAAIERAVGTHPNRPTLIFQKMRG; translated from the exons ATGGAGGGGGCTCTGGTGAGTGCAGCGACCGGGGCCCTGAGACCCATCCTCGGGAAGTTGTACACCCTGTTTGGTGACGAGTACAAGCGATTCAGGACTGTGCACAAGGAGATCAAGTCCCTGACTCGTGAACTCGCTGCCATGGATGCTTTTCTCTTGAAGATGTCGGAGGAGGAGGAACCCAATGTGCAAGATAAAGTTTGGATGAATGAGGTGCGGGAGCTGTCTTACGACATGGAGGATACCATCGATGACTTCATGAAACATGTTGACGACAAAGACACTAACCCCGATGGCTTTATTGAGAAGATCAAGAGCTCGATATGGAAGATGAAGGCTCGCCGCCGAATCGGAAGCGAGATCCcagaattgaagaagcaaatcATTGAGGTTGGCGACCGGAATGAAAGATATAAGTCTCGAGAGACCATCTTCAAAGCCCACGAGGCTTCCTCCTACACTAGAAATGCAGTTGTTGACCCTCGAGCTCTTGCCATCTTTGAGCAAGCCTCAAAACTCGTCGGAATTGATAAACCCAAGGTTGAGATAACCAAATTATTGACTGAACAAGAAGGATGTGTGTCAGCAAAAAAACAACTGAAGTTGGTCTCTATAATTGGATGTGGAGGAATGGGCAAGACAACTCTTGCAAACCAAGTGTATCAAGATCTCAAAGGAAAATTCGAGTGTTGGGCCTTCTTATCCGTGTCGCGAAATCCAAATATGATGAATCTCTTGAGGACTATTCTTAGTGAAGTTAGTGGACAAAGTTATGTTAACACAGAAGCAGGAAGCATACAACAACTCATCAGCAAGATCGTCGATGTCCTAGCAGACAAAAG GTATTTTGTTGTTGTTGACGATATATGGGATGTGGATACATGGGATGTTATTAAGTGTGCATTCCCCATGACCAGTTATGGGAGTATAATAATCACCACTACTCGTATGAATGATGTCGCAGAATCATGTCGATCATCATGTAGTGGTTGTATCTATAATATGAGGCCTCTTGAAATGGTGCATTCAAGGCAACTATTTCATAGAAGACTGTTCCATTCCAATGAAGATTGCCCTTCAGATCTACAAAACATTtctgatgaaattttgaaaaaatgtgCTGGCTTGCCTCTCGCAATAATTGCCATATCTGGTTTATTGGCTACCACAGAAAGAACAGAACATATGTGGAATCAAGTTAAACATTCAATTGGTCGTGCACTTGAAAGGAACCGTAGCGTCGAAGCAATGATAAAGATATTGTCACTTAGCTACTTTGATCTTCCTCCTAATCTCAAAACTTGTCTCTTGTATCTGAGTATATTCCCGGAAGATTCTGTTATTGAGAAGAAAGCCCTGATATGTAGATGGATTGCTGAGGGATTTATTCATAAAGATGGTAGATATTCAGCACACCAGTTAGGAGAGAGGTGTTTTAATGAGCTCCTCAATAGGAGTTTGATCCAAGTTGCATGGACAAATGAATATGGTGAGGTGGAGAGTTGTCGAGTTCATGACATAATTCTTGATTTCATCATATCAAAATCCATTGAAGAGAACTTTGTAACTCTAGTCGGCATTCCGTATATAGCTACTAGGACACAGAGCAAAGTCCGCCGTCTCTCTCTCCAAGTTGTCGAGGAAGGAAATTCTATAAGAAAGATAGACATGGTATTGTCTCATGTCCGATCACTAAATGTGTTTGGGCATTCCTTGGAAATCCCTCCTCTCAATGAATTTGGGCATTTACGTATTTTGGACCTTGAGCTTTGCCACCAAGTAGTAAACCACCACATAGCAAATATTGGGAGGTTGTTTCAGTTGAGGCACCTGAACCTGAGATGGACAGAAGTAAGTGAGCTCCCAAAAGAAATCGGACATCTATGTTTCTTAGAGATGCTAGACATAAGAGGCACCCAAGTACAAGAATTACCATCAACCATTGTGAATCTCAGAAGATTGGTGGATATGCTTCATGACAGTGGTGTTAAGCTTCCTATTGGAATTGATAAGATGCAAGCATTGGAGATGTTGGAAGAGGTCAATGCCTATAGGCAGCCATTTAACTTCCCGCAAGAACTTGGACAGCTACAGAACCTGAGGAAGCTGGCCCTCAATTTTGAAGGTGGTTCCATCTCTGTACAGGAACATGAAGAGGAACAGTGCAATAAATCTATTGCTTCTGCTCTTCGCAAACTAGGCACTCAGAACATTCGTTCTCTAACTACTGTTTGTGGGGGGCGCTTCTTACAACAGGGACCATTGTGCCCTGTTCCTCTTAGCCTCCAGGAATTCATCATGACCAAGGGCTCACATGTGGAGCAGGTTCCGAAATGGGTAAGTTCCCTTGTAAAACTCCAGAAGTTGCGCCTGGAAGTGAACAAATTCACGCAAGAAGATCTGCAGGTCCTTGGAAACTTACCGGCATTGCTCATTCTGGAGGTGAACGGACTGGGGAAGTATAGCCGTACAACCTTCACAGTTAGCCATGAAATTGGGTTCCGATGCTTGAGGAAGCTTTTCTTGGGAGCATGTGATTGGATGGTGTTTGAAGCAGGATCCATGCCTAAGCTAGAAAAACTTGAAATTGGAATTTGTTTCTACAGCTCATCCGATTCTAGCACTGCTAGTGGTAGTGGTGGAAGTGCTTTCGATTTCGGAATGGAAAACCTCCCATCCCTCATTACTCTCAAATTTGCAATATATGGCTGGAATGATAGCACTCTGGCGGCTGCACAGGCTGCTATAGAGAGAGCTGTCGGTACACATCCCAACCGCCCTACTCTAATCTTTCAGAAAATGAGGGGCTAG